Proteins encoded by one window of Brevibacterium atlanticum:
- the modA gene encoding molybdate ABC transporter substrate-binding protein, with product MKKTLIGLCAVAALTLTACSSGSSTDAGGGSAEKTEITVFAAASLTDVFADIADKFTKQNPEVSDVKFSFAGSSDLVSQISEGAPADVIATADEKNMKTLEGDDLLAGEPKIFASNTLALAVGKGNPEKITTPKDFAGKDLVICAPQVPCGSATEKWADQNDVKLDPKSEENSVTDVLGKVSSGQADAGIVYVTDIPRGDGEVEMVDLEGADKVVNQYPAATVKDSEHQNEADAFVDYLQSDTAVKMLKDAGFATP from the coding sequence ATGAAGAAGACTCTCATCGGGCTCTGCGCCGTCGCAGCCCTGACCCTGACCGCATGCTCCTCCGGCTCTTCGACCGATGCGGGTGGTGGTTCGGCAGAGAAGACTGAGATCACCGTCTTCGCCGCCGCCTCGCTCACCGATGTCTTCGCCGACATCGCCGACAAGTTCACGAAGCAGAACCCCGAGGTCTCGGACGTGAAGTTCTCCTTCGCCGGGTCCTCCGACCTCGTCTCCCAGATCTCCGAGGGCGCTCCTGCCGACGTCATCGCCACTGCGGATGAGAAGAACATGAAGACGCTGGAAGGCGACGACCTGCTCGCCGGCGAGCCGAAGATCTTCGCCTCCAACACCCTCGCCCTGGCCGTCGGCAAGGGCAACCCCGAGAAGATCACGACGCCCAAGGACTTCGCGGGCAAGGATCTCGTCATCTGCGCCCCGCAGGTGCCCTGCGGTTCGGCCACGGAGAAGTGGGCTGACCAGAACGACGTGAAACTCGACCCGAAGAGCGAAGAGAACTCGGTCACCGATGTGCTCGGCAAGGTCAGCTCCGGGCAGGCGGATGCCGGAATCGTCTATGTCACCGACATCCCGCGCGGTGACGGTGAGGTCGAAATGGTCGACCTCGAAGGCGCGGACAAGGTCGTCAACCAGTACCCGGCCGCCACCGTCAAGGACAGTGAACACCAGAATGAAGCCGACGCCTTCGTCGACTACCTGCAGTCCGACACCGCCGTGAAAATGCTCAAGGACGCCGGGTTCGCCACGCCCTGA
- a CDS encoding ABC transporter permease, with translation MSRRTRRHDTAPSWLWIPAAFGIAFLLLPIIGMISRIEPGTLSAVATAPESRIAMGLSLLTSAVSAIVSVAIGFPLGYLLATKRFAGQRIVRTLILLPLVLPPVVSGLALLYTWGRSAPLGSALTEAGLGLAYTTAAVVVAQIFVSMPFMVMSVETAVAAQGSRFELAAAELGATPARVFFTVSLPLLRPGIITGAVLCFARSLGEFGATLTFAGSLEGVTRTMPLQIYLVRESDPQSAIALSLLLVLAALIIIVLAYRSPHAPRVRRPAPLSPANLDDARATDSAPTAHKSRAGSTAPTAATSRPPRREFPDAHPDLSLQASLAERGCQLDITVPGGATTAIIGRNGAGKSTLFQILTGALAADTGSLRIGDDVIFDVDAGVWPPIHARGIVHLAQNPLLFPHLNVIDNVAFGLRCRGAGKQEARRRGQEMLDRLGVGGTSKRRPTAVSGGQAARIALARALVIDPTLLLLDEPLAALDVDVRIETRRVMRRVLEGRTAMLVTHDVEDVIELASSLVLIDSGRATYVSRVGAVDTTTQVPGGDFLASFCAEDREGILCSRSQ, from the coding sequence ATGAGCAGACGCACCCGCAGACACGACACAGCGCCGTCCTGGCTGTGGATTCCAGCGGCGTTCGGCATCGCCTTCCTGCTCCTGCCGATCATCGGGATGATCTCGAGGATCGAGCCGGGCACCCTCTCCGCGGTCGCCACGGCACCGGAGTCGCGGATCGCGATGGGACTGTCGCTGCTGACCTCGGCCGTCTCCGCGATCGTCTCCGTCGCCATCGGGTTCCCTCTCGGGTACCTGCTGGCGACGAAGCGATTCGCCGGACAGCGCATCGTGCGCACCCTCATCCTGCTGCCGCTCGTCCTGCCGCCGGTCGTCAGCGGTCTCGCCCTGCTCTACACCTGGGGGCGCTCGGCTCCGCTCGGTTCCGCCCTCACCGAGGCGGGGCTGGGCCTGGCGTACACCACGGCCGCCGTCGTCGTCGCCCAGATCTTCGTGTCCATGCCGTTCATGGTGATGTCGGTCGAGACCGCGGTGGCGGCACAGGGATCACGCTTCGAGCTCGCCGCCGCTGAGCTCGGCGCCACCCCTGCCAGAGTGTTCTTCACCGTCAGTCTGCCGCTGCTGCGCCCCGGCATCATCACCGGTGCCGTGCTCTGCTTCGCCCGTTCGCTCGGCGAATTCGGTGCCACACTCACCTTCGCCGGCTCGCTCGAGGGTGTCACGCGGACGATGCCTCTGCAGATCTACCTCGTGCGCGAATCCGATCCGCAGTCGGCCATCGCACTCTCACTTCTGCTCGTCCTCGCAGCGCTCATCATCATCGTCCTCGCCTACCGTTCGCCGCATGCCCCGCGTGTGCGCCGTCCCGCACCGCTGTCACCGGCGAACCTCGACGACGCCCGCGCAACCGATTCCGCGCCCACAGCCCACAAGAGCCGCGCCGGCTCCACCGCTCCGACGGCAGCGACCTCACGGCCGCCTCGGCGGGAGTTCCCGGATGCCCACCCCGACCTCAGCCTGCAGGCGTCACTGGCCGAACGCGGGTGCCAACTCGACATCACGGTGCCGGGCGGCGCGACGACGGCGATCATCGGCCGCAACGGGGCCGGGAAGTCGACGCTCTTCCAGATCCTCACCGGCGCCTTGGCCGCCGATACGGGCAGCCTGCGGATCGGCGATGACGTCATCTTCGACGTCGACGCAGGAGTCTGGCCGCCCATCCACGCCCGCGGCATCGTCCACCTCGCCCAGAATCCGCTGCTGTTCCCGCACCTCAACGTCATCGACAACGTCGCCTTCGGTCTGCGCTGCCGCGGCGCCGGAAAGCAGGAGGCGCGCCGACGCGGCCAGGAGATGCTCGACCGACTCGGTGTCGGCGGCACCTCCAAGCGCCGCCCGACCGCTGTCTCCGGAGGACAGGCGGCACGGATCGCCCTGGCCCGTGCCCTCGTCATCGATCCCACCCTGCTCCTCCTCGACGAACCGCTCGCCGCACTCGATGTCGACGTGCGGATCGAGACCAGACGGGTCATGCGCCGCGTACTCGAAGGACGCACCGCAATGCTCGTCACCCACGACGTCGAAGACGTCATCGAACTGGCCTCCTCACTCGTGCTCATCGATTCCGGACGCGCCACCTACGTGTCCCGTGTGGGGGCCGTCGACACGACGACTCAGGTGCCCGGCGGAGACTTCCTCGCAAGCTTTTGCGCTGAGGACCGAGAAGGAATACTGTGCAGTAGATCACAGTAG
- a CDS encoding TOBE domain-containing protein translates to MTQLRISDAAQFLGVSDDTVRRWISDGRLSALKNSSNRAVVDGRELAELAQSSAASLADPSGVKSSSRNRFAGLVTDVAVDGVMAQVGMQCGPFRVVSLMSAEACRELDLQPGSLATASVKATMVTVDTVPTD, encoded by the coding sequence ATGACCCAGCTGCGCATCAGCGACGCCGCACAGTTCCTCGGCGTCAGCGACGACACCGTCCGGCGCTGGATCAGCGACGGACGCCTCAGCGCTCTGAAGAACTCCTCGAACCGTGCGGTCGTCGACGGCAGGGAGCTCGCCGAGCTCGCCCAATCGTCGGCGGCCTCACTGGCCGACCCGAGCGGTGTCAAGAGCTCCTCACGCAACCGCTTCGCCGGACTCGTCACCGACGTCGCCGTGGACGGTGTCATGGCCCAGGTGGGCATGCAGTGCGGGCCATTCAGGGTGGTGTCCCTGATGTCGGCCGAAGCCTGCCGCGAACTCGACCTGCAGCCGGGCAGCCTCGCCACCGCCTCGGTGAAGGCGACGATGGTCACGGTCGACACGGTGCCCACGGACTGA